A genome region from Gossypium hirsutum isolate 1008001.06 chromosome A04, Gossypium_hirsutum_v2.1, whole genome shotgun sequence includes the following:
- the LOC107949113 gene encoding probable protein phosphatase 2C 46: MLSRLMNLLKACFRPRSDRFIHKNADTGGHQDGLLWYKDTGQHVNGEFSMAVVQANNLLEDQSQLESGCLSTHESGPYGTFVGVYDGHGGPETSRYVNDHLFQHLKRFTYEQQSMSVDVIRKAYQATEEGFSSLVARQWPMTPQLAAVGSCCLVGVVCGTNLYVANLGDSRAVLGRAIKETEEHLAIQLSAEHNACIESVRQELQLLHPDDSQIVVLKHNVWRVKGLIQISRSIGDVYLKKAEFNREPLYPRFRLREPFKKPILSADPSISVHRLLPHDKFVIFASDGLWEHLTNQEAVDIVQKHSRTGSARRLVKTALQEAAKKREMRYSDLKKIDRGVRRHFHDDITVIVLFLDSNLISKASSVKGPNISVRGGGINFPSNTLAPCTTPTETTG, encoded by the exons ATGTTATCAAGGTTGATGAACTTATTGAAGGCCTGTTTTCGGCCGAGATCAGATCGATTCATTCACAAAAATGCAGATACCGGAGGCCATCAAGATGGGCTATTGTGGTACAAAGACACAGGACAGCATGTTAACGGTGAGTTCTCGATGGCGGTGGTTCAAGCCAACAATTTACTTGAAGATCAAAGCCAGCTCGAGTCCGGTTGTTTGAGTACACACGAGTCAGGTCCCTATGGCACTTTCGTTGGCGTATATGACGGTCATGGGGGACCGGAGACTTCACGCTACGTCAACGATCATCTCTTTCAACATCTCAAGC GGTTCACTTATGAGCAACAGTCAATGTCGGTTGATGTAATACGAAAAGCATATCAAGCAACAGAAGAGGGTTTTTCGTCTCTCGTTGCTAGACAATGGCCTATGACACCACAACTCGCGGCTGTTGGATCATGTTGCCTGGTCGGTGTTGTCTGTGGCACGAACCTTTATGTCGCCAACCTTGGTGATTCACGTGCTGTTTTGGGGAGAGCCATAAAGGAAACCGAAGAGCATCTAGCCATTCAGTTGTCAGCCGAGCATAACGCTTGCATAGAATCTGTAAGGCAGGAGCTGCAGTTGTTGCACCCGGATGACTCGCAAATTGTTGTTTTGAAGCACAATGTATGGCGTGTAAAAGGTCTCATACAG ATTTCCCGATCCATTGGCGATGTATATTTGAAGAAGGCCGAGTTCAACAGGGAGCCATTATATCCCAGGTTTCGACTCCGCGAACCTTTTAAAAAGCCAATATTGAGTGCAGACCCGTCTATATCAGTGCACAGGTTGCTACCACACGATAAATTCGTGATCTTTGCATCCGATGGGCTCTGGGAGCACTTAACCAATCAAGAAGCCGTTGACATAGTTCAAAAGCATTCACGAACC GGAAGTGCAAGGAGGCTCGTAAAAACAGCTCTACAAGAAGCagcaaaaaagagagaaatgCGATATTCCGACCTGAAGAAGATAGACCGTGGCGTACGTCGGCATTTCCACGATGACATCACAGTAATCGTGCTGTTCCTTGACTCGAACCTCATCAGCAAGGCTAGCTCCGTGAAGGGTCCAAACATATCGGTTAGAGGGGGCGGAATTAACTTCCCTTCTAATACATTAGCTCCTTGTACTACACCGACCGAAACTACTGGATAA
- the LOC107949112 gene encoding probable polyamine transporter At1g31830, producing the protein MKQRSLLSSKRTLAEMVDPSSGEAAAADYVELGERPSSPKSEKYQKVSVIPLVFLIFYEVSGGPFGVEDSVKAAGPLLALLGFLLVPFVWSVPEALITAELGTMFPENGGYVVWVSSALGPYWGFQQGWMKWLSGVIDNALYPVLFLDYLKSAIPALENGLPRTVAVLVLTVVLTYMSYRGLTIVGWVAIFLGVFSLLPFTFMGFIAIPRLNPATWFIMDLDKIDWTLYLNTLFWNLNYWDSISTLTGEVENPSKTLPKGLFYALLLVVFGYFFPLLVGTGAVPLNRELWTDGYFSNIAKMLGGVWLLTWVQAAAALSNMGMFLAEMSSDSFQLEGMASRGMLPELFAKRSRYGTPLVGILFSASGVILLSWLSFQEIIAAENFLYCFGMIMEFIAFVKLRIDRPAESRPYKIPVGTAGAILMCIPPTLLILVVLAIASFKVMVVSMVAVMIGLALEPCLRYSERKRWLKFTMNPDLYDLCSPYQ; encoded by the exons ATG AAACAGAGAAGCTTGTTGTCATCAAAACGAACCCTGGCTGAAATGGTGGATCCAAGCAGCGGCGAGGCCGCCGCTGCCGACTATGTCGAATTGGGTGAACGACCATCTTCCCCAAAGTCAGAAAAATATCAAAAGGTTTCCGTCATACCCCTTGTTTTCTTAATCTTTTATGAAGTCTCCGGTGGACCTTTTGGTGTTGAAGACAGTGTTAAAGCAGCTGGTCCTCTCTTAGCCCTTCTTGGATTCTTATTAGTTCCATTCGTATGGAGTGTCCCGGAGGCGTTGATCACGGCGGAGTTAGGTACAATGTTCCCGGAGAACGGCGGCTACGTCGTATGGGTCTCATCAGCTTTGGGACCTTATTGGGGTTTCCAACAAGGATGGATGAAATGGTTAAGTGGTGTCATTGATAATGCTTTATATCCAGTTTTATTCCTTGATTACCTCAAATCGGCGATCCCCGCCTTGGAAAATGGTCTGCCGAGGACGGTAGCGGTGTTGGTTTTAACGGTGGTGCTCACTTATATGAGCTATAGAGGGTTAACTATTGTAGGATGGGTAGCTATATTTCTTGGGGTATTTTCACTTTTACCCTTCACTTTCATGGGGTTTATAGCTATTCCTCGATTGAACCCTGCAACTTGGTTCATTATGGACCTTGATAAGATAGATTGGACTTTATATTTAAATACCCTCTTTTGGAACTTGAATTATTGGGACTCCATTAGTACGCTTACAGGTGAAGTTGAAAACCCAAGTAAAACCCTTCCTAAAGGTCTTTTTTATGCTCTATTGTTAGTTGTTTTCGGGTACTTTTTCCCGCTTTTGGTCGGTACCGGCGCGGTTCCACTCAACCGCGAGCTTTGGACCGACGGGTATTTCTCCAACATCGCTAAAATGCTTGGAGGTGTTTGGTTGTTAACATGGGTTCAAGCGGCGGCTGCTTTATCCAACATGGGAATGTTCCTCGCCGAGATGAGTAGTGACTCGTTCCAGCTCGAGGGAATGGCATCTAGGGGGATGCTTCCTGAACTTTTTGCTAAAAGGTCCCGTTACGGAACCCCTTTGGTCGGGATTTTATTCTCGGCATCCGGTGTCATACTCTTGTCTTGGTTGAGCTTCCAAGAGATTATAGCAGCGGAGAACTTTTTGTATTGTTTCGGGATGATCATGGAGTTCATAGCGTTCGTGAAGCTAAGAATAGATCGTCCTGCAGAATCGAGACCGTACAAGATCCCAGTCGGGACAGCTGGGGCGATTTTAATGTGTATCCCACCAACATTGTTGATCCTTGTGGTTTTAGCCATTGCATCTTTTAAAGTCATGGTGGTTAGCATGGTGGCAGTGATGATAGGACTTGCTCTTGAGCCATGTTTAAGGTATTCGGAGAGAAAAAGATGGCTCAAATTCACCATGAACCCTGATCTTTATGATCTTTGTTCTCCTTACCAGtaa